ccatgatttttaaacacttctttctttatttgatatatatatctattgttaatcctataaaagaaaaatgtcgaggagattctaaatgtgcaattgtaacacaaacgaagaaataggatcattttaaaaattgaacatacccgaggtgtcctactctgggaacccctggtcccgctcctggtgggctcatgaggtccaaattcgaaacttaaattcgactacactacctctttgcgcatgggaaatttcattcaaatcggcgtaagggtttagaagttacagatttatttccatatttttttattctcataccactgtgcaacgtcttcgggtcagctagttattaaaataaaaatccctCTTATTACAGTTAGAAACCAAATCACTgtgatttgtttaaaattaacagAATTTAGCAATTCACAATAGTTTCACATACAGCACAATAACAAAgtcggaaaaatatttattaacgcCGTTGATATTCAAATACCGGCGctgttaaaataaaagtaaacaaatcccagctgtttgttttatttatttttttgtctccctaattagtaaataaatatttttgttttgtttagctacaattatttattttaccatgaatttttcaaatcttAAAATAAGCGAAAAACTGGTGCCTTCAAATTACTTAAAACTGGCCGTGGAGTCACAAAAGTCCAAAGAAGTTAAGCTTAAGGAACTCTTAGAAAAAGTATGTtacaaaatccaaaatttacatggaaagaataaaaataaattttttttaagcgtTCACTACCAGAAGACGGTTGGAGCGATGATCTCATAGAATATACAGTGCAACAGTTGGCATGCTTAGATAGTAATAATTTTCCACATAAAGCTGGTCTAGGAGAAAGAGAGGCGCGTATTGTTAGCagtaagtttaaaaatatttataggagGTGTTAAGGAGTGAGATCAGTCAAACTatctaacaaaatatttttactaattttatgTTTCCTTGAAAAACtctcaaaataatttaagtacAGAGATTcgtaaaataaactattttgtttataaaacattcataaagaAAATATCTCTTGCAGACTTAGTTGCACGACGTCATTATAATTTTGGCCATGGTATAGGCAGATCCGGAGATTTATTAGAGGCTCAACCCAAGGCTGTCGGTTCCTCAATATTGTCACAATTAACCAATGCCATGCTTTTAGACCTTATGCGAGCTATCGGCATTAAAAGTTGTGATAGTTGTTTCCTAGTACCCTTGGCCACCGGCATGACATTAACGCTATGTTTTCTCAGCCTACGAAAGCAAAGACCACAAGCGAAATACATTTTATGGTCGCGCATAGATCAGAAATCTTGTTTTAAAAGTATGACAACAGCCGGATTTATACCGATTATTATAAACCCCATAAGGAAAGCGGAAAAGGAAGGTCTTTTTACTGATTTAGAAGAATTTTCTAAGAAATTGGAAACTCTAAGGGCAGaagaaatattgtgtataatgtCTACTACTAGTTGTTTTGCACCACGAAACATGGATGAAATTTATGAGCTGGCGCAAATGGCAGAAAAATACAATGTGCCTCATGTTATTAATAATGCTTATGGCTTGCAATCCCAATATATTTGCGCCCAAATACAAAGGGCTTTTGGTGGAGGACGTGTTGATCTGTTTGTACAAAGTACAGATAAAAACTTAATGGTACCGGTAGGTGGTGCCCTAGTGGCTGGTTGTAATAAAGAAATTGTACACAATGTGGCTAAAACTTATGCAGgtaattatttgtatttctctttacaaattcaacattaatttattattaaataatattttctaggTCGAGCTTCTAGTTCACAAAGCTTAGATGTTTTTATGACGCTGTTGTCCTTGGGTAAAAATGGTTATTTAGCACTTAGCCAAGAACGTAGAAAAGCATATGACGAATTAAAATCGGGACTTTCAATATTTGCAAATAGCAACAACTTCACTTTTAAA
The nucleotide sequence above comes from Calliphora vicina chromosome 1, idCalVici1.1, whole genome shotgun sequence. Encoded proteins:
- the SecS gene encoding O-phosphoseryl-tRNA(Sec) selenium transferase; the encoded protein is MNFSNLKISEKLVPSNYLKLAVESQKSKEVKLKELLEKRSLPEDGWSDDLIEYTVQQLACLDSNNFPHKAGLGEREARIVSNLVARRHYNFGHGIGRSGDLLEAQPKAVGSSILSQLTNAMLLDLMRAIGIKSCDSCFLVPLATGMTLTLCFLSLRKQRPQAKYILWSRIDQKSCFKSMTTAGFIPIIINPIRKAEKEGLFTDLEEFSKKLETLRAEEILCIMSTTSCFAPRNMDEIYELAQMAEKYNVPHVINNAYGLQSQYICAQIQRAFGGGRVDLFVQSTDKNLMVPVGGALVAGCNKEIVHNVAKTYAGRASSSQSLDVFMTLLSLGKNGYLALSQERRKAYDELKSGLSIFANSNNFTFKHSKSNPISMAVFFDPQSIDQPTKLGSMLYTRGISGTRVVARDSTKTIDGYEFKNWGTHEDRNGPAYLTAAATLGLTLSEIEVFLKKLNECWKDLQSQKVKNNKIQE